AAGTCGCTCTCGGAGCGGATCGCGGTCGACCCCGATGATCGCGAGGCGCAGTGGGCGCTCCTGCGGGAGTACCGTCTCTCTTACACGACCGTGTTCCTTGCCCGTCAGGTCGATGCGGACGTCCGGGCCGAGATTCAGCGGGATCTCGTCCTCTAGTTCCCGAACGTGTCGGTGCTCGATGCGAGTCTGATCCTGCGTGCGGTCGACACGATGATGGCGCGTGTGGCTCTCGCCGTGCGCGCTCTCGCGCTCTTCGCACTCGCGACCGGGTTTCTGATCCTCGTCGCCGCCGCCGCCATGGCGCGGGACGAGCGCACACGCGAGGTCCTCTTGCTGCGAACGCTCGGTGCCCCGACGCGCATCCTGCGGCGGATCATCACGACGGAGGCGGTCGCGATTGGCGCACTCGCCGCCGTTCTCGGCGTGGGACTGGCGATGATCGCGACGTGGGCGCTCACGCGCTTCGTCTTCGACATCCCGTTTACACCGTCGCTTCCGGACTACGCGGCGTTCGCCTTCGTGAGTTTCGTGATCAGTGCGGTGC
This DNA window, taken from Candidatus Binatia bacterium, encodes the following:
- a CDS encoding FtsX-like permease family protein codes for the protein MSVLDASLILRAVDTMMARVALAVRALALFALATGFLILVAAAAMARDERTREVLLLRTLGAPTRILRRIITTEAVAIGALAAVLGVGLAMIATWALTRFVFDIPFTPSLPDYAAFAFVSFVISAVLGGAVGRPTRAGSPLAVLRSQ